The following are from one region of the Streptomyces fradiae genome:
- a CDS encoding acyl-CoA thioesterase has protein sequence MTDQGAIPGKPTSASRTTLSHIMTSHDTNLLGTVHGGVIMKLVDDAAGAVAGRHSGGPAVTASMDEMAFLEPVRVGDLLHVKAQVNWTGRSSMEVGVRVMAERWNESTPATQVGSAYLVFAAVDADGKPRPVPPVLPETERDKRRYQEAQIRRTHRLARRRAIRELREQRKAEGYED, from the coding sequence ATGACAGATCAGGGCGCTATTCCGGGCAAGCCCACCTCCGCCTCCCGCACCACTCTCAGCCACATCATGACCAGCCACGACACCAACCTCCTCGGTACGGTGCACGGCGGCGTGATCATGAAGCTGGTGGACGACGCCGCGGGCGCGGTCGCGGGCCGGCACTCGGGCGGCCCCGCCGTCACCGCGTCCATGGACGAGATGGCCTTCCTCGAGCCGGTCCGCGTCGGCGACCTGCTGCATGTGAAGGCCCAGGTCAACTGGACGGGCCGGTCCTCCATGGAGGTCGGCGTCCGGGTCATGGCCGAGCGCTGGAACGAGTCCACGCCGGCCACCCAGGTCGGCTCCGCCTACCTCGTCTTCGCCGCCGTCGACGCCGACGGCAAGCCGCGCCCGGTCCCCCCGGTCCTCCCGGAGACCGAGCGCGACAAGCGCCGCTACCAGGAGGCCCAGATCCGCCGCACCCACCGCCTGGCCCGCCGCCGCGCGATCAGGGAACTGCGCGAGCAGCGGAAGGCGGAGGGTTACGAGGACTGA
- a CDS encoding LCP family protein: MNDWPDAQPEGPRRMRHVQRPQVPPQQQSYPRDQQNQGYDQGYDQGQGYDQGYNPNFTQAQNTGYDSGYSSGQVYGGQQGGGRGGVPPQYAPGGGAPVPARPAPNWGKRVKIGSIVVVVGLLAWGIGTYAWASSQMRNEVDLAKVIERPADDDCTTYLIVGSDSREGMSAEEKKKLHTGSAEGKRTDSMMILAACSSGNTMVSLPRDSWVTIPSFVGSESGKQYAARGGSKLNAAYAMDGPELLVRTVEYNTGLRIDHYAEIGFAGFANIVDALGGVELNIEKGFKDKKSGADFQAGTQTLNGEQALAFVRTRYAFAESDLQRTKNQQKFLSALASQAATPGTILNPFKLYPTLGAGLDTLIVDKDMSLYDLGTMFFAMKGISGGDGKSMNMPINGTAPQNSLKWDMPKVKQLVKEIQNDEPVTVTSNR; the protein is encoded by the coding sequence ATGAATGACTGGCCCGACGCCCAGCCCGAGGGACCTCGCCGGATGCGCCACGTGCAGCGCCCGCAGGTCCCCCCGCAGCAGCAGTCGTACCCCCGTGACCAGCAGAACCAGGGGTACGACCAGGGCTATGACCAGGGCCAGGGGTACGACCAGGGGTACAACCCGAACTTCACCCAGGCCCAGAACACCGGTTACGACTCCGGCTACAGCTCCGGCCAGGTGTACGGCGGCCAGCAGGGCGGCGGCCGGGGCGGCGTGCCGCCGCAGTACGCGCCCGGCGGCGGCGCTCCCGTACCCGCGCGGCCCGCGCCGAACTGGGGCAAGCGCGTCAAGATCGGCTCGATCGTGGTGGTCGTGGGCCTCCTGGCGTGGGGCATCGGCACGTACGCGTGGGCCAGCTCGCAGATGCGCAACGAGGTCGATCTGGCCAAGGTCATCGAGCGGCCGGCCGACGACGACTGCACCACGTATCTGATCGTCGGCTCGGACAGCCGCGAGGGCATGTCCGCCGAGGAGAAGAAGAAGCTCCACACCGGCTCCGCCGAGGGCAAGCGGACCGACTCGATGATGATCCTCGCGGCCTGCTCCAGCGGGAACACGATGGTCTCGCTCCCCCGTGACTCCTGGGTGACGATCCCGTCCTTCGTGGGCTCGGAGTCCGGCAAGCAGTACGCGGCCCGCGGCGGCTCCAAGCTGAACGCGGCCTACGCGATGGACGGCCCGGAGCTGCTCGTCCGCACCGTCGAGTACAACACCGGCCTGCGCATCGACCACTACGCGGAGATCGGCTTCGCCGGCTTCGCGAACATCGTGGACGCGCTCGGCGGTGTCGAGCTGAACATCGAGAAGGGCTTCAAGGACAAGAAGTCCGGCGCCGACTTCCAGGCCGGCACCCAGACCCTCAACGGCGAGCAGGCTTTGGCCTTCGTGCGTACCCGCTACGCCTTCGCCGAGTCCGATCTGCAGCGCACGAAGAACCAGCAGAAGTTCCTGTCGGCCCTGGCGAGCCAGGCGGCGACCCCGGGCACGATCCTCAACCCGTTCAAGCTCTACCCGACCCTCGGCGCGGGCCTGGACACCCTGATCGTGGACAAGGACATGTCGCTCTACGACCTGGGCACGATGTTCTTCGCGATGAAGGGCATCAGCGGCGGCGACGGCAAGTCGATGAACATGCCGATCAACGGCACGGCCCCGCAGAACTCCCTGAAGTGGGACATGCCGAAGGTGAAGCAGCTGGTCAAGGAGATCCAGAACGACGAGCCGGTCACGGTCACGTCGAACCGCTGA
- a CDS encoding alpha/beta hydrolase, which produces MDLETLRAFKQAEYEEAADGYRAVGDMAGAAMDTVENQVSSGIRARLTGKAAEAALGELKELAKNFHYAQTECDLVSTALNGFAFDMAVAKRNLDAATADAEANGCTVNPNGSVTFPAGAKPGADKVAEGGTVTGSAGGTDTSDAIERQAINIHPNPYYGRALGYANRIADALKEAADADAKWAPKLRALKADDDLKVSDKDWADAQSDTSGVREAGESYLNSLPQPPKDGSPKDNSAWWKGLTPEQQEAWLAMRPDRVGALDGLPSPIRDEANRVVLAEKQGAYRTELDSIPKPPANEWTWITAGMYPAKVHTDEWMEWDKKYGDRYRELEGALKGMDSIQARFDRTGERGLPEAYLLGFSAEGNGRAIVANGNPDTADHQAVYVPGTTSNLSGINGDIERMQNVWRVADAQHNGSVSTITWLGYDAPQDIVKDSPFSHYADDGAPAYNRFMDGLDASRSVDTDPHRTAIGHSYGTTLIGSAARQGDLHADDVILAGSPGVQVPKAEQLDVPKGHVWNEEADGDPVPDIGRFGHGGLDWDGPFQIPSDPTFGANQMATDTEGHSDYWKEGTESLKNQGLVVAGSGDNVKLKPPPNLTPGVR; this is translated from the coding sequence ATGGATCTGGAGACCTTGCGGGCCTTCAAGCAGGCCGAGTACGAGGAGGCCGCGGACGGCTACCGGGCCGTCGGCGACATGGCCGGGGCGGCCATGGACACGGTGGAGAACCAGGTCTCCTCGGGGATCCGCGCCCGCCTGACCGGCAAGGCCGCCGAGGCCGCGCTGGGCGAGCTCAAGGAGCTGGCGAAGAACTTCCACTACGCGCAGACCGAGTGCGATCTGGTGAGCACCGCGCTGAACGGTTTCGCCTTCGACATGGCGGTCGCCAAGCGGAACCTGGACGCGGCGACGGCCGACGCCGAGGCCAACGGCTGCACCGTGAACCCGAACGGCTCGGTGACCTTCCCCGCGGGTGCGAAGCCGGGTGCCGACAAGGTCGCCGAGGGCGGCACGGTGACCGGCAGCGCCGGGGGCACCGACACCTCCGACGCGATCGAGCGCCAGGCGATCAACATCCACCCGAACCCGTACTACGGCCGGGCCCTCGGGTACGCGAACCGGATCGCCGACGCGCTGAAGGAGGCCGCGGACGCCGACGCCAAGTGGGCGCCGAAGCTGCGGGCGCTGAAGGCGGACGACGACCTGAAGGTCTCGGACAAGGACTGGGCCGACGCCCAGTCCGACACGAGCGGCGTCCGGGAGGCTGGCGAGAGCTACCTGAACTCGCTGCCGCAGCCGCCGAAGGACGGCAGTCCGAAGGACAACTCCGCCTGGTGGAAGGGGCTCACCCCGGAGCAGCAGGAGGCCTGGCTGGCGATGCGGCCGGACCGGGTCGGGGCGCTGGACGGCCTGCCGTCGCCGATCCGCGACGAGGCGAACCGGGTGGTGCTCGCGGAGAAGCAGGGCGCTTACCGTACCGAGCTGGATTCCATCCCGAAGCCCCCTGCCAACGAGTGGACGTGGATCACCGCCGGTATGTACCCGGCCAAGGTGCACACCGACGAGTGGATGGAGTGGGACAAGAAGTACGGGGACCGGTACCGGGAGCTCGAAGGCGCTCTGAAGGGCATGGACAGCATCCAGGCGCGCTTCGACCGGACCGGCGAGCGGGGTCTGCCCGAGGCCTACCTGCTCGGATTCAGCGCCGAGGGGAACGGCCGCGCGATCGTCGCCAACGGGAACCCGGACACGGCAGACCACCAGGCCGTCTACGTGCCGGGCACGACGTCCAACCTGAGCGGCATCAACGGCGACATCGAGCGCATGCAGAACGTGTGGCGTGTGGCCGACGCGCAGCACAACGGCTCGGTCTCCACGATCACGTGGCTCGGTTACGACGCCCCGCAGGACATCGTGAAGGACTCGCCGTTCAGCCACTACGCCGATGACGGCGCCCCGGCGTACAACCGCTTCATGGACGGCCTGGACGCCTCGCGCTCGGTCGACACCGATCCGCACCGCACGGCGATCGGCCACTCGTACGGCACGACCCTCATCGGCTCGGCGGCCCGGCAGGGAGACCTGCACGCCGACGACGTGATCCTCGCGGGCAGCCCCGGCGTGCAGGTGCCGAAGGCGGAGCAGCTGGACGTCCCCAAGGGGCATGTCTGGAACGAGGAGGCCGACGGGGACCCGGTCCCGGACATCGGCCGGTTCGGACACGGTGGACTCGACTGGGACGGTCCGTTCCAGATCCCCAGTGACCCGACCTTCGGCGCCAACCAGATGGCCACCGACACCGAGGGCCACAGCGACTACTGGAAGGAAGGCACCGAGAGTCTCAAGAACCAGGGCCTGGTCGTCGCGGGCAGCGGTGACAACGTCAAGCTGAAGCCGCCGCCCAACCTCACGCCGGGAGTGCGCTAG
- a CDS encoding acyl-CoA dehydrogenase family protein: MAGSADFDLYRPSEEHEMLRETVRALAEAKITPFAAAVDEEGRFPQEALDALVAADLHAVHVPETYGGAGADALATVIVIEEVARACGSSSLIPAVNKLGSLPVILSGSEELKHKYLGPLAKGDAMFSYCLSEPDAGSDAAGMKTRAVRDGDFWVLNGVKRWITNAGVSEYYTVMAVTDPEKRSKGISAFVVEKGDEGVSFGAPEKKLGIKGSPTREVYLDNVRIPADRMIGAEGTGFATAMKTLDHTRITIAAQALGIAQGALDYAKGYVKERKQFGKPIADFQGVQFMLADMAMKLEAARQLTYAAAAKSERVDGDLTFFGAAAKCFASDVAMEVTTDAVQLLGGYGYTRDYPVERMMRDAKITQIYEGTNQVQRIVMARNLP; encoded by the coding sequence GTGGCCGGTTCGGCTGATTTCGATCTGTATCGTCCGTCGGAGGAGCACGAGATGCTCCGGGAGACGGTCCGTGCGCTGGCGGAGGCGAAGATCACGCCGTTCGCGGCCGCGGTGGACGAGGAGGGCCGGTTCCCGCAGGAGGCCCTGGACGCGCTGGTGGCCGCCGACCTGCACGCGGTGCACGTCCCCGAGACCTACGGCGGCGCGGGCGCCGACGCGCTGGCCACCGTGATCGTGATCGAGGAGGTCGCCCGCGCCTGCGGCTCGTCCTCCCTGATCCCCGCGGTGAACAAGCTCGGCTCGCTCCCGGTCATCCTGTCCGGCTCCGAGGAGCTGAAGCACAAGTACCTCGGCCCGCTCGCCAAGGGCGACGCGATGTTCTCCTACTGCCTGTCCGAGCCCGACGCCGGCTCCGACGCCGCCGGCATGAAGACCCGCGCCGTGCGCGACGGTGATTTCTGGGTCCTCAACGGGGTGAAGCGGTGGATCACCAACGCCGGCGTGTCCGAGTACTACACCGTCATGGCGGTCACCGACCCGGAGAAGCGCTCCAAGGGCATCTCCGCCTTCGTCGTCGAGAAGGGCGACGAAGGCGTCTCCTTCGGCGCGCCGGAGAAGAAGCTCGGCATCAAGGGCTCCCCGACCCGCGAGGTCTACCTCGACAACGTCCGCATCCCCGCCGACCGCATGATCGGCGCCGAGGGCACCGGCTTCGCCACCGCGATGAAGACCCTCGACCACACCCGCATCACCATCGCCGCCCAGGCCCTCGGCATCGCCCAGGGCGCCCTCGACTACGCCAAGGGCTACGTCAAGGAGCGCAAGCAGTTCGGCAAGCCCATCGCCGACTTCCAGGGCGTGCAGTTCATGCTCGCCGACATGGCCATGAAGCTCGAAGCCGCCCGCCAGCTCACCTACGCCGCCGCCGCCAAGTCCGAACGCGTCGACGGCGACCTCACCTTCTTCGGCGCCGCCGCCAAGTGCTTCGCCTCCGACGTCGCCATGGAGGTCACCACCGACGCCGTCCAGCTCCTCGGCGGCTACGGCTACACCCGCGACTACCCCGTCGAGCGCATGATGCGCGACGCCAAGATCACCCAGATCTACGAAGGCACCAACCAGGTCCAGCGCATCGTCATGGCCCGCAACCTCCCGTAA
- a CDS encoding UDP-glucose/GDP-mannose dehydrogenase family protein, translating to MALKITVIGTGYLGATHAAAMAELGFEVLGLDVVPEKIEMLAGGRVPMYEPGLEELLARHVAGIEGSSGRLRFTTSWEEAGAFGDVHFVCVNTPQKHGEYACDMSYVDAAFASLAGVVRDGALVVGKSTVPVGSAQRLAGVLPEGVELAWNPEFLREGFAVQDTLHPDRIVVGVAEGVRGERAEKLLREVYAVPVAEGSPFVVTDYPTAELVKTSANSFLATKISFINAMAEVCEAAGGDVAKLAEAIGHDERIGNKFLRAGIGFGGGCLPKDIRAFMARAGELGADQALTFLREIDSINMRRRASMVEMAREALGGGFLGKRVAVLGATFKPDSDDVRDSPALNVAGQIHLQGGQVTVYDPKGMDNARRLFPTLAYAPTALDAVRGADVVLHLTEWREFRDALDPAELAEVVSSAVILDGRNALDAGRWREAGWTYRAMGRPRA from the coding sequence ATGGCCCTCAAGATCACCGTGATCGGCACCGGCTACCTCGGCGCCACCCACGCCGCGGCCATGGCGGAGCTCGGCTTCGAGGTGCTCGGTCTGGACGTGGTCCCCGAGAAGATCGAGATGCTGGCCGGCGGCCGGGTCCCGATGTACGAGCCGGGTCTGGAGGAGCTGCTCGCGCGGCACGTCGCCGGGATCGAGGGCTCCAGCGGCCGGCTGCGCTTCACCACCTCCTGGGAGGAGGCGGGCGCCTTCGGCGACGTCCACTTCGTCTGTGTGAACACCCCGCAGAAGCACGGCGAGTACGCGTGCGACATGAGTTACGTGGACGCCGCCTTCGCCTCGCTCGCCGGGGTCGTACGGGACGGGGCGCTGGTCGTCGGCAAGTCGACCGTGCCGGTCGGCTCGGCGCAGCGGCTCGCGGGCGTGCTGCCCGAGGGCGTCGAACTGGCCTGGAACCCGGAGTTCCTGCGCGAGGGCTTCGCCGTGCAGGACACCCTGCACCCGGACCGGATCGTGGTCGGCGTGGCCGAGGGCGTACGCGGCGAGCGGGCCGAGAAGCTGCTGCGCGAGGTGTACGCGGTGCCGGTGGCGGAGGGCTCGCCGTTCGTGGTGACCGACTACCCGACCGCCGAGCTGGTGAAGACCTCCGCCAACTCCTTCCTCGCCACCAAGATCTCCTTCATCAACGCGATGGCGGAGGTCTGCGAGGCGGCCGGCGGCGACGTGGCCAAGCTCGCGGAGGCGATCGGACACGACGAGCGGATCGGCAACAAGTTCCTGCGGGCCGGCATCGGCTTCGGCGGTGGCTGTCTGCCGAAGGACATCCGGGCCTTCATGGCGCGGGCCGGTGAGCTCGGCGCGGACCAGGCGCTGACCTTCCTGCGCGAGATCGACTCCATCAACATGCGGCGCCGCGCGTCCATGGTCGAGATGGCCCGGGAGGCGCTGGGCGGCGGCTTCCTCGGCAAGCGGGTGGCGGTGCTCGGCGCGACCTTCAAGCCCGACTCGGACGACGTCCGCGATTCGCCCGCGCTGAACGTGGCCGGCCAGATCCACCTCCAGGGCGGCCAGGTCACCGTCTACGACCCCAAGGGCATGGACAACGCGCGCCGGCTCTTCCCGACGCTGGCGTACGCGCCCACCGCCCTCGACGCGGTGCGCGGCGCGGACGTCGTCCTCCACCTCACCGAGTGGCGCGAGTTCCGCGACGCGCTGGACCCGGCGGAGCTGGCCGAGGTCGTCTCCTCGGCCGTCATCCTCGACGGCCGCAACGCGCTGGACGCGGGGCGGTGGCGCGAGGCGGGCTGGACGTACCGGGCGATGGGCCGCCCGCGGGCCTGA
- a CDS encoding membrane dipeptidase produces MADLLDDPTTTFTVAHAVSAGDADPPEHPRPLDESTRARALLAAQPVVEGHTEPPRVTEPDPEDLPPVRAAEAGAQLWSLRVDADEGVLGTLRRIDAVRALVAACPEDLRLAHTTSEMDHARNCGRVAVVLGPVSWSAVGGSPATLRAYHALGVRAVSLTRYDRFAREAVREMNRLGLAIDLAGADTDTVRQTLAVSRAPVLLTRADPDGMPDEVLSLLGEKDGVCMVPVTPDVSATADTLDRLRALAGPRSLGLSHAEHPPTGYVPLFAELLRRDWPASDLVSLSHGNITRALRDTEFRSRVTRLRAA; encoded by the coding sequence ATGGCAGATCTGCTGGACGATCCCACCACCACCTTCACCGTCGCCCACGCCGTCTCGGCGGGCGACGCCGATCCCCCCGAACATCCCCGGCCCCTCGACGAGTCGACCCGAGCCCGCGCGCTGCTTGCCGCGCAGCCGGTCGTCGAGGGGCACACGGAACCGCCGCGCGTCACCGAACCGGACCCGGAAGACCTTCCGCCGGTACGGGCCGCGGAGGCGGGAGCACAGCTCTGGTCCCTGCGCGTCGACGCCGACGAGGGCGTCCTCGGCACCCTGCGCCGGATCGACGCGGTCCGCGCCCTCGTGGCGGCCTGCCCCGAGGACCTGCGCCTCGCCCACACCACCTCCGAGATGGACCACGCCCGCAACTGCGGCCGGGTCGCCGTCGTCCTCGGACCGGTGAGCTGGTCGGCCGTCGGCGGCTCGCCCGCCACGCTCCGGGCGTACCACGCGCTCGGCGTACGGGCGGTGAGCCTCACCCGCTACGACCGCTTCGCCCGCGAGGCGGTACGCGAGATGAACCGGCTCGGCCTGGCCATCGACCTGGCCGGCGCCGACACCGACACCGTCCGCCAGACCCTCGCGGTGAGCCGGGCCCCGGTCCTGCTCACCCGGGCGGACCCGGACGGCATGCCGGACGAGGTGCTGAGCCTCCTCGGCGAGAAGGACGGCGTGTGCATGGTGCCGGTCACCCCCGACGTCTCGGCCACCGCCGACACCCTCGACCGCCTCCGCGCCCTCGCGGGCCCCCGCTCCCTGGGCCTCTCCCACGCGGAACACCCGCCCACCGGCTACGTCCCGCTCTTCGCGGAACTCCTCCGCCGCGACTGGCCGGCGTCGGACCTGGTCTCCCTGTCCCACGGCAACATCACACGCGCGCTGCGGGACACGGAGTTCAGATCGCGGGTGACGCGGCTGAGAGCGGCGTAG
- a CDS encoding dipeptidase yields the protein MLAATPVVDGHNDLPWALREHCGYDLDKLDIAGDLSASLHTDLARLRAGGVGAQFWSVYVPGRLTGDHAVSATLEQIDAVDRLVERYAADLAPALTADAMETARKEGRIASLKGAEGGHSINNSLATLRALHTLGVRYMTLTHNENNDWADSATDDPRHDGLTAFGREVVREMNRCGMLVDLSHVAASTMRDALDTSVAPVIFSHSSSRAVCDHPRNIPDEILERLPANGGVAMATFVPKFILPAAVEWTNRADENMRAHGFHHLATTPDAMAVHRAFEAENPRPLATAATVADHLDHMREVAGIDHIGIGGDYDGTAFTPAGLDDVAGYPNLIAELLVRGWSPADLAKLTWSNAVRVLRDAESVAREQQALRGASIATIAGFDA from the coding sequence CTGCTCGCCGCGACCCCGGTCGTGGACGGGCACAACGACCTGCCGTGGGCCCTGCGCGAGCACTGCGGCTACGACCTCGACAAGCTCGACATCGCCGGCGATCTGTCCGCCTCCCTGCACACCGACCTCGCCCGGCTGCGGGCCGGCGGCGTCGGCGCGCAGTTCTGGTCGGTGTACGTGCCGGGCCGGCTGACCGGCGACCACGCGGTCAGCGCCACCCTGGAGCAGATCGACGCCGTCGACCGGCTGGTCGAGCGGTACGCGGCGGACCTCGCGCCCGCGCTGACCGCCGACGCCATGGAGACGGCCCGCAAGGAGGGCCGCATCGCGTCCCTCAAGGGCGCCGAGGGCGGCCACTCGATCAACAACTCCCTGGCCACCCTGCGCGCCCTGCACACCCTGGGCGTGCGCTACATGACGCTCACCCACAACGAGAACAACGACTGGGCGGACTCGGCCACCGACGACCCCCGGCACGACGGGCTCACCGCCTTCGGCCGCGAGGTCGTCCGCGAGATGAACCGCTGCGGCATGCTCGTGGACCTCTCGCACGTGGCGGCGTCGACCATGCGGGACGCGCTGGACACCAGCGTCGCGCCGGTGATCTTCTCGCACTCCTCGTCCCGCGCGGTCTGCGACCACCCGCGCAACATCCCGGACGAGATCCTGGAGCGGCTGCCCGCCAACGGCGGTGTGGCGATGGCGACCTTCGTGCCGAAGTTCATCCTGCCCGCCGCGGTCGAGTGGACCAACCGCGCGGACGAGAACATGCGCGCCCACGGCTTCCACCACCTCGCCACCACCCCGGACGCGATGGCCGTCCACCGCGCCTTCGAGGCGGAGAACCCGCGCCCGCTCGCGACGGCCGCCACGGTCGCCGACCACCTCGACCACATGCGCGAGGTCGCCGGCATCGACCACATCGGCATCGGCGGCGACTACGACGGCACGGCCTTCACCCCGGCCGGCCTGGACGACGTCGCCGGCTACCCGAACCTGATCGCGGAGCTCCTGGTCCGCGGCTGGTCGCCGGCCGACCTGGCGAAGCTGACCTGGTCCAACGCCGTACGGGTGCTGCGCGACGCGGAGTCGGTGGCGCGGGAGCAGCAGGCGCTGCGGGGCGCGTCGATCGCGACGATCGCCGGCTTCGACGCGTAA
- the purE gene encoding 5-(carboxyamino)imidazole ribonucleotide mutase → MGSDSDWPVMEAAAQALDEFEIPYEVDVVSAHRMPREMIAYGEEAADRGLKAVIAGAGGAAHLPGMLASVTPLPVIGVPVPLKYLDGMDSLLSIVQMPAGVPVATVSVGGARNAGLLAARILAAHDPELLARMKEFQQELNDQATEKGKRLRQKVEGAGAFGFAK, encoded by the coding sequence ATGGGGTCCGACTCGGACTGGCCCGTCATGGAGGCCGCCGCGCAGGCCCTGGACGAGTTCGAGATCCCGTACGAGGTCGACGTCGTCTCCGCGCACCGCATGCCGCGCGAGATGATCGCGTACGGCGAGGAGGCCGCCGACCGCGGACTCAAGGCGGTCATCGCGGGCGCCGGCGGCGCGGCCCATCTGCCGGGCATGCTCGCCTCCGTCACCCCGCTGCCGGTGATCGGGGTGCCGGTGCCGCTGAAGTACCTCGACGGCATGGACTCCCTCCTCTCCATCGTGCAGATGCCGGCCGGTGTGCCGGTCGCGACCGTCTCGGTCGGCGGCGCGCGCAACGCGGGTCTGCTCGCCGCCCGGATCCTCGCCGCGCACGACCCCGAACTGCTCGCCCGGATGAAGGAGTTCCAGCAGGAGCTCAACGACCAGGCGACGGAGAAGGGCAAGCGGCTGCGGCAGAAGGTCGAGGGCGCGGGCGCGTTCGGGTTCGCCAAGTGA
- a CDS encoding 5-(carboxyamino)imidazole ribonucleotide synthase — protein sequence MVGGGQLARMTHEAGIPLGIQFKLLSDTPQDSAAQVVSEVVLGDYRDLDTLRDFARGCDVITFDHEHVPAEHLATLEADGVVVRPGRAALAHAQDKGVMRAKLDEIGAPSPRHRIVADPADAVAFAAEGAGEGGGDGFPIILKTVRGGYDGKGVWFVRSEEDAHDAFKAGVAVLAEEKVDFARELAANIVRSPHGQAVAYPVVESRQVDGVCDTVIAPAPELSDELAGQAQELALRIAKELDVVGHLAVELFETRDGRILVNELAMRPHNSGHWTQDGAITSQFANHVRAVLDLPLGDPRPRAKWTVMCNVLGGDYPDMYQGYLHCMARDPQLKIHMYGKDVKPGRKVGHVNTYGDDLDEVLERARHAADYLRGTIVE from the coding sequence ATGGTCGGCGGCGGTCAGCTCGCTCGTATGACGCACGAGGCAGGCATCCCGCTCGGCATCCAGTTCAAGCTCCTCAGTGACACCCCGCAGGACTCGGCGGCCCAGGTGGTGAGTGAAGTCGTTCTCGGCGACTATCGCGACCTGGACACGCTGCGTGACTTCGCGCGCGGCTGTGACGTGATCACCTTCGACCACGAGCACGTGCCCGCGGAGCACCTCGCGACCCTGGAGGCGGACGGCGTCGTCGTCCGCCCGGGCCGCGCGGCCCTCGCGCACGCCCAGGACAAGGGGGTGATGCGGGCGAAGCTCGACGAGATCGGCGCGCCCAGCCCGCGCCACCGCATCGTGGCCGACCCGGCCGACGCCGTCGCGTTCGCCGCGGAGGGCGCGGGGGAGGGCGGGGGCGACGGCTTCCCGATCATCCTCAAGACCGTGCGCGGCGGCTACGACGGCAAGGGCGTGTGGTTCGTGCGCTCCGAGGAGGACGCCCACGACGCCTTCAAGGCGGGCGTGGCGGTGCTCGCCGAGGAGAAGGTCGACTTCGCGCGCGAGCTCGCCGCGAACATCGTCCGCTCCCCGCACGGCCAGGCGGTGGCCTACCCGGTGGTCGAGTCCCGTCAGGTCGACGGCGTCTGCGACACCGTGATCGCGCCCGCCCCCGAGCTCTCCGACGAGCTGGCCGGGCAGGCGCAGGAGCTGGCGCTGCGGATCGCCAAGGAGCTCGACGTGGTCGGCCACCTGGCCGTGGAGCTGTTCGAGACCCGCGACGGGCGGATCCTCGTCAACGAGCTCGCCATGCGCCCGCACAACTCCGGCCACTGGACCCAGGACGGCGCGATCACCTCGCAGTTCGCCAACCACGTCCGGGCCGTGCTCGACCTTCCGCTGGGCGACCCGCGCCCCCGCGCGAAGTGGACCGTGATGTGCAATGTTCTGGGTGGCGACTACCCGGACATGTATCAGGGGTATCTGCACTGCATGGCCCGGGACCCGCAGCTCAAGATCCACATGTACGGCAAGGACGTGAAGCCGGGCCGCAAGGTGGGCCACGTCAACACCTATGGCGACGACCTGGACGAGGTGCTGGAGCGCGCCCGCCACGCCGCCGACTACCTGCGAGGGACGATCGTTGAGTAA
- a CDS encoding GtrA family protein translates to MSEPGALRTRVDRLVREVAKFGVVGGLGVLVNLLVFNLVRHVTELPVVRASIIATVVAILFNYVGFRYFTYRDRDKSGRTKELVLFLLFSAVGLVIENGVLYTATYGFGWDTPLQSNFFKFFGIGVATLFRFWSYRTWVFQALPAKEAVQAAESFLEQAPRQATRAGRKQPDRV, encoded by the coding sequence ATGAGTGAACCCGGCGCGCTGCGCACGCGAGTGGACCGGCTCGTCCGCGAGGTCGCCAAATTCGGCGTGGTCGGCGGTCTGGGCGTCCTGGTGAACCTGCTCGTCTTCAACCTGGTGCGCCATGTCACCGAGCTTCCGGTGGTGCGGGCGAGCATCATCGCCACCGTCGTGGCGATCCTCTTCAACTACGTGGGGTTCCGCTACTTCACGTACCGCGACCGCGACAAGTCCGGCCGTACGAAGGAACTGGTGCTGTTCCTGCTGTTCAGCGCGGTCGGCCTGGTGATCGAGAACGGCGTGCTCTACACGGCGACGTACGGCTTCGGCTGGGACACCCCGCTGCAGAGCAACTTCTTCAAGTTCTTCGGCATCGGCGTCGCGACCCTGTTCCGCTTCTGGTCGTACCGCACCTGGGTGTTCCAGGCGCTGCCGGCGAAGGAGGCGGTGCAGGCCGCCGAATCGTTCCTGGAGCAGGCGCCGCGGCAGGCCACCCGGGCCGGCCGCAAGCAGCCCGACCGGGTCTGA